In one window of Solanum pennellii chromosome 2, SPENNV200 DNA:
- the LOC107011397 gene encoding phytochrome E isoform X3, translating into MESQSSKNRRGGGGRTSMNQNKQNNNKDSGLNTSSAASNMKNNASKAALAQYNADAKLMAEFEQSSVSGKSFDYSKSVPFPPHEANEEEITSYLSRIQRGGLVQPFGCMVAIEEPTFKIIGYSENCFDMLGFKPTKMKLGLIGVDARNLFTPSSGDSLAKVMASREISLLNPIWVHSRTTHKPFYAILHRIDVGIVIDLEPANSSDPALLLAGAVQSQKLAVRSISRLQSLPGGDIGVLCDTAVEDVQKLTGYDRVMVYKFHEDNHGEIVSEIRRSDLEPYLGLHYPATDIPQAARFLFKQNRVRMICDCNAQPVKVVQSEELKQPICLVNSTLRSPHECHSKYMANMGSISSLVMAVLINSGDSMKLWGLIVCHHTSPRYVPFPLRYACEFFTQAFGLQLNMELQLASQLAEKKTLQMQTLLCDMLLRDVPFGVVTQSPSIMDLVKCDGAALYCGGKCWLLGVTPTEAQVKDIAQWLLVAHKDSTGLSTDCLADAGYPGAALLGDAVCGMATARITSKDFLFWFRSHTAKEVKWGGAKHHPDDKDDGGKMHPRSSFNAFLEVVKSRSLPWEIPEINAIHSLQIIMRESIQENENSSLKTLTTSQQNDADGPSMDELSSVAMEMVRLIETATAPIFGVDPSGLINGWNEKIADLTGLHASEAVGMSLINDITHEDSRGTVEKVLHRALLGEEEKNVEIKLRRFGKDPPGSVIYLVTNACTSRDHKNGVVGVSFVAQDVTPEKFIMDKFIQLRGDYEAIVQSLSPLIPPIFASDENACCSEWNAAMERLTGWTKYEVMGRTLPGEVFGGLCRLTGQDALTKFMILFYQAISGHDTKKLPFGFFNRTGEFLEVFLTANKRTDEHGNVCGCFCFLQPMTVDPEASDERQDSKDSLSKYKEYAYVLQQMKNPLNGIQFTHKLLEATGVSDNQKQLLETSEACEKQILSVIDNMDFGGIEDGSKVQLNMEEFVLGNVVDAIVSQVMIFLKEKNIQLLHDIPDQIKTLPLYGDQIKLQRVLSYFLLSVVHHAPSPDGWVEIKVLPGLKLIQDGNELIHLQLS; encoded by the exons ATGGAGTCACAGAGCAGTAAAAAcagaagaggaggaggaggaagaacATCCATGAACCAGAATAAgcaaaacaacaacaaagatTCAGGCTTGAATACTTCTTCTGCTGCTAGTAACATGAAGAATAACGCTAGTAAGGCTGCCTTGGCTCAGTACAATGCTGATGCAAAGTTAATGGCTGAGTTTGAGCAGTCTAGTGTTTCTGGTAAGTCTTTTGATTATTCAAAATCTGTTCCTTTTCCACCACATGAAGCTAATGAAGAAGAAATCACTTCTTATCTTTCAAGAATTCAAAGGGGTGGGCTTGTTCAACCATTTGGGTGCATGGTTGCTATTGAGGAACCCACTTTCAAGATTATAGGTTATAGTGAGAATTGCTTTGATATGTTGGGTTTTAAGCCTACAAAGATGAAATTAGGTCTGATTGGTGTTGATGCTAGAAATCTTTTTACCCCTTCTTCAGGGGATTCATTGGCTAAAGTTATGGCTTCTAGGGAAATTTCTTTGTTGAACCCTATATGGGTTCATTCTAGGACTACCCATAAGCCCTTTTATGCTATACTTCACAGGATTGATGTGGGCATTGTGATTGATTTAGAACCTGCTAATTCTAGTGATCCTGCATTGCTGCTTGCTGGGGCAGTGCAGTCACAAAAACTGGCGGTACGGTCAATATCTAGGTTGCAGTCACTCCCTGGTGGAGATATAGGGGTTCTATGTGATACAGCTGTAGAAGATGTGCAGAAGCTGACTGGATATGATAGGGTAATGGTCTATAAGTTCCATGAGGATAATCATGGTGAAATTGTGTCTGAGATTAGGAGATCAGATTTGGAACCTTATTTGGGTTTGCATTATCCTGCAACAGATATCCCACAAGCTGCCCGCTTCTTGTTTAAACAGAACAGAGTTAGGATGATATGTGATTGTAATGCGCAGCCTGTTAAGGTTGTTCAGAGTGAAGAACTAAAGCAGCCTATCTGCTTGGTTAACTCGACTCTTAGATCACCTCATGAATGCCATAGCAAGTATATGGCCAACATGGGATCTATATCGTCGTTGGTTATGGCAGTTCTTATCAATAGCGGTGATTCAATGAAGCTTTGGGGTTTGATTGTCTGTCATCACACTTCTCCTCGGTATGTGCCTTTCCCACTTCGATATGCATGCGAATTCTTCACACAGGCATTTGGCTTGCAGCTTAATATGGAGCTTCAATTGGCATCACAGTTGGCAGAGAAGAAAACTCTCCAGATGCAGACCTTACTATGTGACATGCTTCTTCGAGATGTTCCATTTGGCGTTGTAACACAATCCCCTAGTATTATGGACCTTGTGAAGTGTGATGGAGCTGCACTTTATTGTGGTGGAAAATGTTGGTTGCTTGGGGTGACACCAACTGAAGCACAAGTTAAAGATATTGCACAGTGGTTACTAGTTGCTCATAAGGACTCTACAGGTTTAAGTACCGACTGTCTTGCAGATGCTGGTTATCCTGGTGCAGCTTTACTGGGAGATGCTGTTTGTGGCATGGCTACTGCGAGAATTACTTCCAAGGATTTTCTATTCTGGTTCAGGTCTCACACAGCTAAGGAAGTCAAGTGGGGAGGTGCTAAGCATCATCCAGATGATAAAGATGATGGAGGAAAAATGCACCCACGATCTTCATTTAATGCCTTTCTTGAAGTGGTTAAAAGCAGAAGTTTGCCATGGGAGATTCCGGAGATTAATGCCATTCATTCTCTACAAATCATAATGAGAGAATCAATCCAAGAGAATGAAAACAGCTCTCTAAAAACTTTGACTACTTCTCAACAGAATGATGCTGATGGGCCAAGCATGGATGAGCTTAGTTCTGTGGCAATGGAAATGGTTAGATTGATTGAGACAGCCACTGCTCCAATTTTCGGAGTTGATCCATCTGGCTTAATAAATGGATGGAATGAGAAGATTGCTGACTTAACAGGGTTGCATGCTAGTGAAGCAGTTGGAATGTCTCTCATTAATGATATTACTCATGAAGATTCACGTGGAACTGTTGAAAAAGTTCTACATAGAGCTCTGTTAG GTGAGGAGGAAAAAAATGTGGAAATAAAATTGCGAAGGTTTGGGAAAGATCCACCAGGATCAGTTATATACCTTGTGACCAATGCCTGCACAAGCCGGGACCACAAAAATGGTGTTGTTGGTGTGTCTTTTGTGGCTCAAGATGTCACTCCTGAGAAATTTATCATGGATAAATTCATACAGTTGCGAGGAGATTATGAGGCTATTGTACAAAGTCTTAGTCCATTGATTCCACCAATATTTGCTTCTGATGAAAATGCTTGTTGTTCGGAGTGGAATGCAGCAATGGAAAGATTGACTGGTTGGACAAAATATGAGGTCATGGGGAGGACTCTTCCCGGTGAAGTTTTTGGTGGTCTTTGTCGTCTTACGGGACAAGATGCCCTTACAAAATTTATGATTCTTTTCTACCAAGCAATTAGTGGTCATGACACCAAAAAGCTTCCCTTTGGCTTTTTTAATAGGACAGGAGAGTTTTTGGAAGTGTTCCTAACAGCAAACAAGAGAACTGATGAACATGGGAATGTATGTGGGTGTTTCTGCTTCCTGCAGCCTATGACGGTTGACCCAGAAGCATCAGATGAGAGACAAGACTCTAAAGATTCCCTTtcgaaatataaagaatatgctTATGTACTACAGCAGATGAAAAATCCACTGAATGGAATCCAGTTTACCCATAAACTTCTTGAAGCAACCGGTGTTTCAGATAATCAGAAACAGCTTCTGGAGACAAGTGAAGCCTGTGAGAAACAGATACTGTCTGTTATTGACAATATGGATTTTGGAGGTATAGAGGACGG CAGCAAAGTGCAGCTAAACATGGAGGAATTCGTGCTAGGAAATGTTGTGGATGCTATTGTGAGTCAAGTAAtgattttcttgaaagaaaagaacATACAGCTGCTGCATGATATCCCTGACCAGATCAAAACTCTTCCTCTATATGGTGATCAAATTAAGCTTCAGCGTGTTCTGTCATATTTCTTGCTTAGTGTAGTGCACCATGCACCTTCTCCGGATGGTTGGGTGGAAATCAAGGTGTTACCTGGTTTGAAACTTATACAAGATGGAAATGAATTAATCCACCTCCAGTTGAG TTGA
- the LOC107011397 gene encoding phytochrome E isoform X1: MESQSSKNRRGGGGRTSMNQNKQNNNKDSGLNTSSAASNMKNNASKAALAQYNADAKLMAEFEQSSVSGKSFDYSKSVPFPPHEANEEEITSYLSRIQRGGLVQPFGCMVAIEEPTFKIIGYSENCFDMLGFKPTKMKLGLIGVDARNLFTPSSGDSLAKVMASREISLLNPIWVHSRTTHKPFYAILHRIDVGIVIDLEPANSSDPALLLAGAVQSQKLAVRSISRLQSLPGGDIGVLCDTAVEDVQKLTGYDRVMVYKFHEDNHGEIVSEIRRSDLEPYLGLHYPATDIPQAARFLFKQNRVRMICDCNAQPVKVVQSEELKQPICLVNSTLRSPHECHSKYMANMGSISSLVMAVLINSGDSMKLWGLIVCHHTSPRYVPFPLRYACEFFTQAFGLQLNMELQLASQLAEKKTLQMQTLLCDMLLRDVPFGVVTQSPSIMDLVKCDGAALYCGGKCWLLGVTPTEAQVKDIAQWLLVAHKDSTGLSTDCLADAGYPGAALLGDAVCGMATARITSKDFLFWFRSHTAKEVKWGGAKHHPDDKDDGGKMHPRSSFNAFLEVVKSRSLPWEIPEINAIHSLQIIMRESIQENENSSLKTLTTSQQNDADGPSMDELSSVAMEMVRLIETATAPIFGVDPSGLINGWNEKIADLTGLHASEAVGMSLINDITHEDSRGTVEKVLHRALLGEEEKNVEIKLRRFGKDPPGSVIYLVTNACTSRDHKNGVVGVSFVAQDVTPEKFIMDKFIQLRGDYEAIVQSLSPLIPPIFASDENACCSEWNAAMERLTGWTKYEVMGRTLPGEVFGGLCRLTGQDALTKFMILFYQAISGHDTKKLPFGFFNRTGEFLEVFLTANKRTDEHGNVCGCFCFLQPMTVDPEASDERQDSKDSLSKYKEYAYVLQQMKNPLNGIQFTHKLLEATGVSDNQKQLLETSEACEKQILSVIDNMDFGGIEDGSKVQLNMEEFVLGNVVDAIVSQVMIFLKEKNIQLLHDIPDQIKTLPLYGDQIKLQRVLSYFLLSVVHHAPSPDGWVEIKVLPGLKLIQDGNELIHLQLRMTHPGQGLPAALIDDMSGERNRWTTQEGIALNVSQKLLNVMNGHVRYVREEDKCYFLIDVELQTSKPTQHGPKLEVTQEIEI, encoded by the exons ATGGAGTCACAGAGCAGTAAAAAcagaagaggaggaggaggaagaacATCCATGAACCAGAATAAgcaaaacaacaacaaagatTCAGGCTTGAATACTTCTTCTGCTGCTAGTAACATGAAGAATAACGCTAGTAAGGCTGCCTTGGCTCAGTACAATGCTGATGCAAAGTTAATGGCTGAGTTTGAGCAGTCTAGTGTTTCTGGTAAGTCTTTTGATTATTCAAAATCTGTTCCTTTTCCACCACATGAAGCTAATGAAGAAGAAATCACTTCTTATCTTTCAAGAATTCAAAGGGGTGGGCTTGTTCAACCATTTGGGTGCATGGTTGCTATTGAGGAACCCACTTTCAAGATTATAGGTTATAGTGAGAATTGCTTTGATATGTTGGGTTTTAAGCCTACAAAGATGAAATTAGGTCTGATTGGTGTTGATGCTAGAAATCTTTTTACCCCTTCTTCAGGGGATTCATTGGCTAAAGTTATGGCTTCTAGGGAAATTTCTTTGTTGAACCCTATATGGGTTCATTCTAGGACTACCCATAAGCCCTTTTATGCTATACTTCACAGGATTGATGTGGGCATTGTGATTGATTTAGAACCTGCTAATTCTAGTGATCCTGCATTGCTGCTTGCTGGGGCAGTGCAGTCACAAAAACTGGCGGTACGGTCAATATCTAGGTTGCAGTCACTCCCTGGTGGAGATATAGGGGTTCTATGTGATACAGCTGTAGAAGATGTGCAGAAGCTGACTGGATATGATAGGGTAATGGTCTATAAGTTCCATGAGGATAATCATGGTGAAATTGTGTCTGAGATTAGGAGATCAGATTTGGAACCTTATTTGGGTTTGCATTATCCTGCAACAGATATCCCACAAGCTGCCCGCTTCTTGTTTAAACAGAACAGAGTTAGGATGATATGTGATTGTAATGCGCAGCCTGTTAAGGTTGTTCAGAGTGAAGAACTAAAGCAGCCTATCTGCTTGGTTAACTCGACTCTTAGATCACCTCATGAATGCCATAGCAAGTATATGGCCAACATGGGATCTATATCGTCGTTGGTTATGGCAGTTCTTATCAATAGCGGTGATTCAATGAAGCTTTGGGGTTTGATTGTCTGTCATCACACTTCTCCTCGGTATGTGCCTTTCCCACTTCGATATGCATGCGAATTCTTCACACAGGCATTTGGCTTGCAGCTTAATATGGAGCTTCAATTGGCATCACAGTTGGCAGAGAAGAAAACTCTCCAGATGCAGACCTTACTATGTGACATGCTTCTTCGAGATGTTCCATTTGGCGTTGTAACACAATCCCCTAGTATTATGGACCTTGTGAAGTGTGATGGAGCTGCACTTTATTGTGGTGGAAAATGTTGGTTGCTTGGGGTGACACCAACTGAAGCACAAGTTAAAGATATTGCACAGTGGTTACTAGTTGCTCATAAGGACTCTACAGGTTTAAGTACCGACTGTCTTGCAGATGCTGGTTATCCTGGTGCAGCTTTACTGGGAGATGCTGTTTGTGGCATGGCTACTGCGAGAATTACTTCCAAGGATTTTCTATTCTGGTTCAGGTCTCACACAGCTAAGGAAGTCAAGTGGGGAGGTGCTAAGCATCATCCAGATGATAAAGATGATGGAGGAAAAATGCACCCACGATCTTCATTTAATGCCTTTCTTGAAGTGGTTAAAAGCAGAAGTTTGCCATGGGAGATTCCGGAGATTAATGCCATTCATTCTCTACAAATCATAATGAGAGAATCAATCCAAGAGAATGAAAACAGCTCTCTAAAAACTTTGACTACTTCTCAACAGAATGATGCTGATGGGCCAAGCATGGATGAGCTTAGTTCTGTGGCAATGGAAATGGTTAGATTGATTGAGACAGCCACTGCTCCAATTTTCGGAGTTGATCCATCTGGCTTAATAAATGGATGGAATGAGAAGATTGCTGACTTAACAGGGTTGCATGCTAGTGAAGCAGTTGGAATGTCTCTCATTAATGATATTACTCATGAAGATTCACGTGGAACTGTTGAAAAAGTTCTACATAGAGCTCTGTTAG GTGAGGAGGAAAAAAATGTGGAAATAAAATTGCGAAGGTTTGGGAAAGATCCACCAGGATCAGTTATATACCTTGTGACCAATGCCTGCACAAGCCGGGACCACAAAAATGGTGTTGTTGGTGTGTCTTTTGTGGCTCAAGATGTCACTCCTGAGAAATTTATCATGGATAAATTCATACAGTTGCGAGGAGATTATGAGGCTATTGTACAAAGTCTTAGTCCATTGATTCCACCAATATTTGCTTCTGATGAAAATGCTTGTTGTTCGGAGTGGAATGCAGCAATGGAAAGATTGACTGGTTGGACAAAATATGAGGTCATGGGGAGGACTCTTCCCGGTGAAGTTTTTGGTGGTCTTTGTCGTCTTACGGGACAAGATGCCCTTACAAAATTTATGATTCTTTTCTACCAAGCAATTAGTGGTCATGACACCAAAAAGCTTCCCTTTGGCTTTTTTAATAGGACAGGAGAGTTTTTGGAAGTGTTCCTAACAGCAAACAAGAGAACTGATGAACATGGGAATGTATGTGGGTGTTTCTGCTTCCTGCAGCCTATGACGGTTGACCCAGAAGCATCAGATGAGAGACAAGACTCTAAAGATTCCCTTtcgaaatataaagaatatgctTATGTACTACAGCAGATGAAAAATCCACTGAATGGAATCCAGTTTACCCATAAACTTCTTGAAGCAACCGGTGTTTCAGATAATCAGAAACAGCTTCTGGAGACAAGTGAAGCCTGTGAGAAACAGATACTGTCTGTTATTGACAATATGGATTTTGGAGGTATAGAGGACGG CAGCAAAGTGCAGCTAAACATGGAGGAATTCGTGCTAGGAAATGTTGTGGATGCTATTGTGAGTCAAGTAAtgattttcttgaaagaaaagaacATACAGCTGCTGCATGATATCCCTGACCAGATCAAAACTCTTCCTCTATATGGTGATCAAATTAAGCTTCAGCGTGTTCTGTCATATTTCTTGCTTAGTGTAGTGCACCATGCACCTTCTCCGGATGGTTGGGTGGAAATCAAGGTGTTACCTGGTTTGAAACTTATACAAGATGGAAATGAATTAATCCACCTCCAGTTGAG aaTGACTCACCCTGGCCAAGGACTACCTGCTGCTCTAATTGATGACATGTCTGGAGAAAGAAATAGATGGACAACACAAGAAGGAATCGCGTTAAATGTTTCCCAGAAACTTCTCAATGTAATGAATGGACATGTCCGTTATGTCAGAGAGGAAGACAAATGTTATTTCCTAATCGATGTGGAACTCCAAACATCGAAGCCTACACAACATGGTCCGAAATTGGAAGTTACTCAAGAAATAGAAATCTAA
- the LOC107011397 gene encoding phytochrome E isoform X2 produces MESQSSKNRRGGGGRTSMNQNKQNNNKDSGLNTSSAASNMKNNASKAALAQYNADAKLMAEFEQSSVSGKSFDYSKSVPFPPHEANEEEITSYLSRIQRGGLVQPFGCMVAIEEPTFKIIGYSENCFDMLGFKPTKMKLGLIGVDARNLFTPSSGDSLAKVMASREISLLNPIWVHSRTTHKPFYAILHRIDVGIVIDLEPANSSDPALLLAGAVQSQKLAVRSISRLQSLPGGDIGVLCDTAVEDVQKLTGYDRVMVYKFHEDNHGEIVSEIRRSDLEPYLGLHYPATDIPQAARFLFKQNRVRMICDCNAQPVKVVQSEELKQPICLVNSTLRSPHECHSKYMANMGSISSLVMAVLINSGDSMKLWGLIVCHHTSPRYVPFPLRYACEFFTQAFGLQLNMELQLASQLAEKKTLQMQTLLCDMLLRDVPFGVVTQSPSIMDLVKCDGAALYCGGKCWLLGVTPTEAQVKDIAQWLLVAHKDSTGLSTDCLADAGYPGAALLGDAVCGMATARITSKDFLFWFRSHTAKEVKWGGAKHHPDDKDDGGKMHPRSSFNAFLEVVKSRSLPWEIPEINAIHSLQIIMRESIQENENSSLKTLTTSQQNDADGPSMDELSSVAMEMVRLIETATAPIFGVDPSGLINGWNEKIADLTGLHASEAVGMSLINDITHEDSRGTVEKVLHRALLGEEEKNVEIKLRRFGKDPPGSVIYLVTNACTSRDHKNGVVGVSFVAQDVTPEKFIMDKFIQLRGDYEAIVQSLSPLIPPIFASDENACCSEWNAAMERLTGWTKYEVMGRTLPGEVFGGLCRLTGQDALTKFMILFYQAISGHDTKKLPFGFFNRTGEFLEVFLTANKRTDEHGNVCGCFCFLQPMTVDPEASDERQDSKDSLSKYKEYAYVLQQMKNPLNGIQFTHKLLEATGVSDNQKQLLETSEACEKQILSVIDNMDFGGIEDGKVQLNMEEFVLGNVVDAIVSQVMIFLKEKNIQLLHDIPDQIKTLPLYGDQIKLQRVLSYFLLSVVHHAPSPDGWVEIKVLPGLKLIQDGNELIHLQLRMTHPGQGLPAALIDDMSGERNRWTTQEGIALNVSQKLLNVMNGHVRYVREEDKCYFLIDVELQTSKPTQHGPKLEVTQEIEI; encoded by the exons ATGGAGTCACAGAGCAGTAAAAAcagaagaggaggaggaggaagaacATCCATGAACCAGAATAAgcaaaacaacaacaaagatTCAGGCTTGAATACTTCTTCTGCTGCTAGTAACATGAAGAATAACGCTAGTAAGGCTGCCTTGGCTCAGTACAATGCTGATGCAAAGTTAATGGCTGAGTTTGAGCAGTCTAGTGTTTCTGGTAAGTCTTTTGATTATTCAAAATCTGTTCCTTTTCCACCACATGAAGCTAATGAAGAAGAAATCACTTCTTATCTTTCAAGAATTCAAAGGGGTGGGCTTGTTCAACCATTTGGGTGCATGGTTGCTATTGAGGAACCCACTTTCAAGATTATAGGTTATAGTGAGAATTGCTTTGATATGTTGGGTTTTAAGCCTACAAAGATGAAATTAGGTCTGATTGGTGTTGATGCTAGAAATCTTTTTACCCCTTCTTCAGGGGATTCATTGGCTAAAGTTATGGCTTCTAGGGAAATTTCTTTGTTGAACCCTATATGGGTTCATTCTAGGACTACCCATAAGCCCTTTTATGCTATACTTCACAGGATTGATGTGGGCATTGTGATTGATTTAGAACCTGCTAATTCTAGTGATCCTGCATTGCTGCTTGCTGGGGCAGTGCAGTCACAAAAACTGGCGGTACGGTCAATATCTAGGTTGCAGTCACTCCCTGGTGGAGATATAGGGGTTCTATGTGATACAGCTGTAGAAGATGTGCAGAAGCTGACTGGATATGATAGGGTAATGGTCTATAAGTTCCATGAGGATAATCATGGTGAAATTGTGTCTGAGATTAGGAGATCAGATTTGGAACCTTATTTGGGTTTGCATTATCCTGCAACAGATATCCCACAAGCTGCCCGCTTCTTGTTTAAACAGAACAGAGTTAGGATGATATGTGATTGTAATGCGCAGCCTGTTAAGGTTGTTCAGAGTGAAGAACTAAAGCAGCCTATCTGCTTGGTTAACTCGACTCTTAGATCACCTCATGAATGCCATAGCAAGTATATGGCCAACATGGGATCTATATCGTCGTTGGTTATGGCAGTTCTTATCAATAGCGGTGATTCAATGAAGCTTTGGGGTTTGATTGTCTGTCATCACACTTCTCCTCGGTATGTGCCTTTCCCACTTCGATATGCATGCGAATTCTTCACACAGGCATTTGGCTTGCAGCTTAATATGGAGCTTCAATTGGCATCACAGTTGGCAGAGAAGAAAACTCTCCAGATGCAGACCTTACTATGTGACATGCTTCTTCGAGATGTTCCATTTGGCGTTGTAACACAATCCCCTAGTATTATGGACCTTGTGAAGTGTGATGGAGCTGCACTTTATTGTGGTGGAAAATGTTGGTTGCTTGGGGTGACACCAACTGAAGCACAAGTTAAAGATATTGCACAGTGGTTACTAGTTGCTCATAAGGACTCTACAGGTTTAAGTACCGACTGTCTTGCAGATGCTGGTTATCCTGGTGCAGCTTTACTGGGAGATGCTGTTTGTGGCATGGCTACTGCGAGAATTACTTCCAAGGATTTTCTATTCTGGTTCAGGTCTCACACAGCTAAGGAAGTCAAGTGGGGAGGTGCTAAGCATCATCCAGATGATAAAGATGATGGAGGAAAAATGCACCCACGATCTTCATTTAATGCCTTTCTTGAAGTGGTTAAAAGCAGAAGTTTGCCATGGGAGATTCCGGAGATTAATGCCATTCATTCTCTACAAATCATAATGAGAGAATCAATCCAAGAGAATGAAAACAGCTCTCTAAAAACTTTGACTACTTCTCAACAGAATGATGCTGATGGGCCAAGCATGGATGAGCTTAGTTCTGTGGCAATGGAAATGGTTAGATTGATTGAGACAGCCACTGCTCCAATTTTCGGAGTTGATCCATCTGGCTTAATAAATGGATGGAATGAGAAGATTGCTGACTTAACAGGGTTGCATGCTAGTGAAGCAGTTGGAATGTCTCTCATTAATGATATTACTCATGAAGATTCACGTGGAACTGTTGAAAAAGTTCTACATAGAGCTCTGTTAG GTGAGGAGGAAAAAAATGTGGAAATAAAATTGCGAAGGTTTGGGAAAGATCCACCAGGATCAGTTATATACCTTGTGACCAATGCCTGCACAAGCCGGGACCACAAAAATGGTGTTGTTGGTGTGTCTTTTGTGGCTCAAGATGTCACTCCTGAGAAATTTATCATGGATAAATTCATACAGTTGCGAGGAGATTATGAGGCTATTGTACAAAGTCTTAGTCCATTGATTCCACCAATATTTGCTTCTGATGAAAATGCTTGTTGTTCGGAGTGGAATGCAGCAATGGAAAGATTGACTGGTTGGACAAAATATGAGGTCATGGGGAGGACTCTTCCCGGTGAAGTTTTTGGTGGTCTTTGTCGTCTTACGGGACAAGATGCCCTTACAAAATTTATGATTCTTTTCTACCAAGCAATTAGTGGTCATGACACCAAAAAGCTTCCCTTTGGCTTTTTTAATAGGACAGGAGAGTTTTTGGAAGTGTTCCTAACAGCAAACAAGAGAACTGATGAACATGGGAATGTATGTGGGTGTTTCTGCTTCCTGCAGCCTATGACGGTTGACCCAGAAGCATCAGATGAGAGACAAGACTCTAAAGATTCCCTTtcgaaatataaagaatatgctTATGTACTACAGCAGATGAAAAATCCACTGAATGGAATCCAGTTTACCCATAAACTTCTTGAAGCAACCGGTGTTTCAGATAATCAGAAACAGCTTCTGGAGACAAGTGAAGCCTGTGAGAAACAGATACTGTCTGTTATTGACAATATGGATTTTGGAGGTATAGAGGACGG CAAAGTGCAGCTAAACATGGAGGAATTCGTGCTAGGAAATGTTGTGGATGCTATTGTGAGTCAAGTAAtgattttcttgaaagaaaagaacATACAGCTGCTGCATGATATCCCTGACCAGATCAAAACTCTTCCTCTATATGGTGATCAAATTAAGCTTCAGCGTGTTCTGTCATATTTCTTGCTTAGTGTAGTGCACCATGCACCTTCTCCGGATGGTTGGGTGGAAATCAAGGTGTTACCTGGTTTGAAACTTATACAAGATGGAAATGAATTAATCCACCTCCAGTTGAG aaTGACTCACCCTGGCCAAGGACTACCTGCTGCTCTAATTGATGACATGTCTGGAGAAAGAAATAGATGGACAACACAAGAAGGAATCGCGTTAAATGTTTCCCAGAAACTTCTCAATGTAATGAATGGACATGTCCGTTATGTCAGAGAGGAAGACAAATGTTATTTCCTAATCGATGTGGAACTCCAAACATCGAAGCCTACACAACATGGTCCGAAATTGGAAGTTACTCAAGAAATAGAAATCTAA